A genome region from Penicillium psychrofluorescens genome assembly, chromosome: 3 includes the following:
- a CDS encoding uncharacterized protein (ID:PFLUO_004168-T1.cds;~source:funannotate) has translation MAAAMSTYLAYQHDADLLRLQTIVQSIQPFSTLESENRDLFKTASDDDFVVVTKDTIFHPQGGGQPSDEGTMTAIKTECYVPAMESVPDIEVRAARMDAMNEGRVLHLVRFINNTECNNIHPGDCVEQMVNAEKRLLYSRLHTAGHVLGSAVRHLLEDKIADFDELKASHFPESSSCEFRGSIEGKWKNDIQNKVNGFIESAMPVEIDFWSEDDFRREGVSHLIPNRQLLLPGQDRFRVVRIVGAEVYPCGGTHVKSTDLCGETTVRKISRSKGTSRVSYSVS, from the coding sequence ATGGCTGCGGCAATGTCCACATATCTTGCGTATCAGCACGACGCAGACCTGCTACGACTACAGACGATTGTACAGTCTATCCAACCATTCTCAACGCTAGAAAGCGAAAACCGTGACCTGTTTAAAACGGCCAGCGATGACGACTTTGTTGTCGTCACAAAAGATACCATTTTTCACCCTCAAGGGGGTGGGCAGCCGTCCGACGAAGGTACAATGACTGCTATTAAAACCGAATGCTATGTTCCAGCTATGGAAAGTGTCCCGGATATTGAGGTTCGTGCCGCGCGAATGGATGCTATGAATGAAGGGCGAGTCCTGCATTTAGTTCGCTTTATCAACAATACCGAATGCAATAATATCCACCCTGGCGATTGCGTCGAACAAATGGTCAATGCTGAGAAAAGGCTTCTTTATTCCCGACTCCACACAGCTGGCCACGTATTGGGCTCAGCCGTGAGACACTTGTTAGAAGACAAAATCGCCGACTTTGACGAACTGAAGGCTTCACACTTCCCAGAAAGTTCTTCGTGTGAGTTCCGCGGCAGTATTGAAGGGAAATGGAAGAATGATATTCAGAATAAAGTCAACGGCTTTATTGAGAGTGCCATGCCAGTGGAAATCGACTTCTGGAGTGAAGATGATTTCCGCCGCGAAGGTGTCTCGCATCTGATTCCAAATCGCCAGTTGTTGCTCCCAGGGCAAGACCGCTTTCGAGTGGTGCGGATCGTTGGTGCGGAGGTTTATCCCTGTGGGGGAACTCACGTTAAAAGTACCGATTTATGTGGAGAAACGACTGTAAGGAAGATTTCTAGAAGCAAGGGTACCAGCAGGGTCAGCTATTCAGTATCATAA